The Martelella endophytica genome contains the following window.
GACCGATCCCGACGTCGCCGACATGCTGGAACGGCTGCAGACGCTCACGCCGCAGCAATCGCGCGTGCTGCGCATGCTTTGCGAGGGCCTGCTCAACAAGCAGATCGCCTATGAGCTCGGCGTCTCGGAGGCAACGGTCAAGGCGCATGTTTCCGCCATTTTGCTGAAGCTCAACGTCGACAGCCGCACGCAGGCGGTCATCCAGCTCGGCAAGGTCAATATGGCGATGGTCGCCTGAGGAGAGGATTTTATTCCTCTGCCTTATTTACGCTACGTGTAAGGTTCGGGTATATATTCCCAACGACAACGCGCCGGCCAGGAAACCCGATGCCCCGGAGGTTCTCCCATAGTGAAACGTGGAAGGCGATTGACGCGCTCGCCAGCCGCCTTAACCTCACGTCATCGGGCCTTGCGCGCAAGGCTGGGCTCGACCCGACCACTTTCAACAAATCCAAGCGGCTTGCGCCGGATGGCCGCGAACGCTGGCCGTCGATGGAGTCGATCGTTAAGGTCCTGAATGCGACCGGCACGACGATGACGGAACTGTTCGGGGTCGAAGATGCGTTCGACGACAGCGGCCGGCGCCCCGTCGGCGCCTTTCCGCCGCAGCCCTCCACCATTCCGCTTCTGGGTCTCGCCCGCGCCGGCGCGGGAGGCTTCTTCGATGATGGCGGCTATCCCGTCGGCCACGGCTGGGATGAGGTCGACTTCCCCACGCCGTTGCACGCCGCGCACGGCGTTTATGCACTTGAAGTGCAGGGCGACAGCATGCAACCGCTCTATCGTGATGGCGACGTTCTGATTGTCGAAGCCAATGCCGATACCCGCAAGGGCGACCGCGTCGTGGTGAAGACCCGCGATAGCGAGGTGATGGCCAAGATTCTACTGCGCCGCACAAGCCGCCATATCGAGCTCCAGTCCATCAATCCCGAGCATCCGAACCTCACGATCGACCTCGACGAGATCGAATGGATCGGGCGCATCCTGTGGGTCAGCCAGTAGCGCCACCCGAGGCCAACCACCGAAAGGAACCGCCGATGCAGCGGACCCCGCTCACCCATTACGACGCCCTCATCTATGTCATGGTCATGGCCTCCGCCGTCGACAGCGCCATGAGCGACACCGAGCTTGCCCGCATCGGCCAGATCACCCGTTCGCTCCCCGTCTTTTCAGGCTTCGACGCCGGCCGGGTGACCGATGTCGCACATGATTGCGCCGAGATCCTCTCGGGTAACGAAGGCATGGATATTGCTCTCGAAATCATCCGCGACACCCTGCCCGAGCGGCTCCATGACACGGCCTATGCACTGGCGGTGGAAATCGTCGCCGTCGATGAGACGGTCCTTCCGGAGGAAATCCGGCTGCTGCAGCTTATTCGCGACAGGTTGCAACTCGACAAGCTGACCTGCGCCGCAATCGAGCGTAGCGCCATCGCCCGCTACCGCCACCCATAAATCCAACCGAATGCCGACAGCGACTCACTGCATTCTGCCTGCAGCGGGCCTGCGCTAACGTTTTTCAGGCTTCCCAGCCTTGATTGCAGCTGCAGCTTTGCGGCTTCCATGCCGCATATGCTCACGCGATCTGCGACCTATTTCAGAAAAAGCACATATAATAGGTTGAAAATGTCGCAGGCAAAAAGAAGCAATTACATGTTGAAATTTTTTCCGTGACTCCCTTTAATGTGGTTATTGCGGCGGTAACAATAAAACCATGTTGGGGGAATAGCATGGACAATTCAGGCCGGCTCGATACCCGTATTGCGATTTCCGATGACACACTGGCGCCGACATACGGTCACCCGCTTGCGGCCGAGCGCCGCATGCTTCGCCGGCTCGCATTTCCAGATGCGCTGATCGACGCCGCCCTGGCCGCAGCCCTCGCCAATCGCACGACGATCGAACGGGAACTGCTCGCGGCGGGCGGAGTTACACCGGAACAGTATTATGCCGTGCTGGCGGACTATCTGTGTCTGCCCTTCATGCCGGAACTGCCCGCCGCCTCTGTCATCGATCGCCCGCATCTCGACAAGCTGCTTCTCGATCCGCGCGGTCTGCGGCTCGAGGAAAACGACGGCATGACGACCTTCGCCATCGTGCCGCGCGCCAACGACCTCGCGAGCCTGCACCGGCGCCTGGCGCTTCATCCCGAACTTCGCAGGCGCGTGGTGGTCACCTTGCCGTCTGCCGTGCGCAGCACCGTCTGGGAGGTCGGCAGTCGGCGGCGGCTGACCAACACGATCCACCGGCTGTTTTCCTGGCAGCCGCGCTTTTCCGCGCGGATCGTGTTCTGGGGCAAGCAGGGATTTCTGATCGGCAGCGCCGCCGTGGCACTTCTGGCGGGGCTTGCCATCGCAACCGGACCGACGCTTCTCGTCGTCCACATGCTGATGTCGCTCTTCTACCTGCTCGCCATCCTCATCAGGCTTGCCGCGCTCCGCAGCCGGCCGCTGCCGGTGACAGCGCTGCCGGACATGAACAGCCAGCGGCTTCCCGTCTATACGGTGATGATCGCGCTCTACCGCGAGGCAAACATGATCGGCCAGCTCACCGACAATCTGCGCAAGCTGAACTGGCCGGCTTCCAAGCTGGACATCAAGCTCGTCTGCGAGGCGGATGACGGCGACACCATCGCGGCCATCATCGCCGCTCGCCTGCCGCCGCATTTCGAGCTGGTTACGGTTCCGCCCGCCCATCCGCGGACCAAACCGAAGGCTCTCACCTATGCGCTGTCGGGCGCCCGCGGCCAGTTTCTGACGATCTACGATGCCGAGGACCGCCCGCATCCCGACCAGTTGATGGAGGCGTGGCGCACCTTCGAGGCCGGCCCACCGGAACTCGCCTGCCTGCAGGCGCCCCTCACCATCACCAACGGCACGCAGAGCTGGATCACGGCGCTGTTTGCCTGCGAATATGCCGGGCTGTTTCGCGGCATCCTGCCGTTTCTCGCCCGCCACCGCTTCCCGATGCCGCTTGGCGGCACCTCCAACCATTTTCGCACCGATGCGCTGATGAAAAGCCGCGGCTGGGACCCCTATAACGTGGCCGAGGACGCGGACCTCGGGCTCCGGCTGCACCGGCTCGGCTATCATTGCGGCGTCATCGTCGCGCCGACCGGCGAGGATGCGCCGACCACCATCAGGAGCTGGACGGCGCAGCGCTCGCGATGGATCAAGGGCTGGCTGCAGACCGTGCTGGTGGCGCTGAGGGAGCCGGGGCGGCTGCGCGACGAACTCGGCGTCGTCGGCTTTGCCGTTTTCCTGCTGAACGGCCTCGGCATGATCGTCTCCGCGCTGCTGCACCCGCTGTTGTTTCTGGCGCTGGCGATCACCATCGCGACCGTGATGATGCCGGATTACAATCCGGGCCTCGTCCATCAGCTGCTGTGCGGTGTCGACCTCGCCAACATCCTGATCAGTTACTGGGCGTTCCTGAAACTCGGCATGTCGCGGATGACGGCCACGGAGGTTGGCCAGCTGCGCACCGACGCCTTCTATGTGCCGTTCTACTGGCTGATGTTGTCCTATTCGGCGTGGAAGGCCTTTCTGGAACTCTACCGCACGCCTTTCCTCTGGCGCAAGACCGCTCACCGCCCGAGTTCGACCTGAGCGGCCTCGACGCGTGCGACGGGAAAGCCGCACCCGCCCGTCCCGTCAGCGATAGGCGAAGAGATCGGCATCGGGATCGGCCTTGCCGGCAACCCATTGGCTGACGATCTGTCCGGCGATCATGCTGAAGGTGATGCCGTTACCGCCGAAGCCCATCACCGAAAAGACGCGGCGGCATCCAGGGGCACAATCGATGATCGGCAGTCCGTCATCCGTGTTGCCGAAGCGCGCCGCCCAGTGATAGGCGAAATCGTCGACCTTGGAACCCAGAAGGGCTTCAAGCTTGTTGCGGATACGGGCGATCTTGCGCGCCATTTTCTCGGTGTTCTCGATCGAACCCGCCGCGGCCTCATCCTCGCCGCCGGCAATGATGCGGCCGTCGGGCGTCGTGCGGAAATAGAGGTAGGGATCGCTGCCCTCCCAGACGATGTGGGAGGCAAGCCAATCCGGCCGCGATGCGTGCGGTGGCGTCGCTGCGGCCCATGTGGCGATGATCTGGTGATGCTTGCTCTGCATCGGCTTTAAAAATTCGTAGCCGGTGCAGAAAATCACATGGCCTGCTGAAAGGAGCCTGCCATCCGAGGTGGCCAGCACGACCTCTCCATCGCTTTCGCGATAATCGGTCACCTCCACCGGGCTGCAGATCGAGACATCGGGTCCAAGCGAACGGAACAGGCCGGCCGTCAGCTGCGCCGGATTGGCGGAGGCGGAACAATCCGAACGGATGGCGCCCGCTCTCTCAAGCCCGTATTCCTGCCCGAGTTTGCCAGCCTCCAGGAATTCGGCGGAAAGCCCGTTCTCGGCCCGCAACCCGGCTTCCTTGCGAAGCACGCCGGCGCCGTATTCGTCACCGGCCAGAAACAGGGCCCTCTTTCTTTCCCACGCGCATTCGATCCCGTGGGTCTCGACAAGGCTTTCGAGGCCTTCGACCGCCTTTGCCGATCTCTGCCAGGCCCTGATGGCGCGCGTCTCGCCGAGGAGACCCGCAAGCTTTGTCAACGGCAGATCGATTTCGTACTGGATCATCGCCGTGCTCGCCATCGTCGAGCCGTGCACCGGGCGGCGTCTGTCCAGCACCAGAATACGCCGCCTGCCATCGGCCAGCATACGGGTTATCAGGGCCCCGGAAATACCGGCACCGACGACGATAACATCATAATCCTTGCGGTCCGGCGTGGATTGCGTTTCGACCCTGATATTCGGCGTCGCAGCCCAGAACGGCCGCGCCGCCCTAAGGTCAGTCTTGTTTGTGATGGCCACTGAACAAAATCCCAGATCGTTGCCAGAAACAAATCCCTGAGATGCGCTTCGGTTCCACACAGCCGCAGAAAACGCGGTTCACTGCCCCCCCCCCAGAACCGTCGCGACCAGACTTGCCGACCCTCAGCTTGCCTCGATGCGCACCGGTGCGCCCTCGTAGGTGGGGGTCTGGTAGCGCTTTTCGTGATAGGAGAGCGGCAAAAGGCCGTTTAGCTCCGGATAATATCCGGCCACGCATCCGGCGGCAGGTCGTAAGGTGTCACCGTCAGCCCTTCGACCCGACGGTCGATCCCGTCGTCGAAATCCGACACCACCGTCACCCGCTGCCCCTCGCGCCACTTGAGCCGCTCCATCTCCTCGCGATTGATCAGGATGATGTCGCGACTACCGCCCAGACCCCTGAGGCGATCGGAGAAGCCGTAGACAGTCGTGTTGAACTGGTCGTTGGAGCGGAGTGTGACAAGCGTCCATGGGAGCGCCGCGTCGACGAAAGCGCTTGCGCCAAAAACGATATCGAGCACCGGATGACCAAAGCAAAGCCCCCATGGACCAACGGCCAGGTCGAAAGGATGAACCGCACCATCAAGGACGCGACCGTCAAGCGCTTCTATCATGAGAGCTACGACCAGCTACGCGGACACCTCACCGACTTCATCAACACTTACAATTTCGCCCGCAGGCTCAAGTCCCTCAAGGGTCTCACACCGTAAGAATTCATATGCAAGACATGGACTTCACAGCCGCAACGCTCCAAACTCAATCCAATCCGTCAAATGCCGGGACTGAACATCTAGCCACGATGGGACGCTGGCAGCGCACGGTCTCGGAGCCATTGCAAAGGTGCCGCGCGCCAGCGTCCCTATCATCGCGCAGGGCCTTGCCGGGCCCATTTGCACGGCGAGCCCTCAAAGGGTCAGATTGATCCCTGCATCGTCGCTGGCGAAGACATGTGATTTTTCCATGACGAAGCGGAAGCGGAAAGCCTCTCCGCGGATGGAATCGTCCAGTCCCGCGGCATCGTCGGTCGGAACCCGGGCCGTGAACGGCATGCCTTCGAGATCGAAGTGAACATAGACCTCGTTGCCCATATGCTCGACCAGCCGGACAGGTCCGGTCGCCTCGGCGACCACGGCCTTCTCATCGCGCCGAAGTGCGGCACTTTCCGGTGTCACTATATGTTCCGGACGGATGCCGAAACGAACGCTCTGGCCGATATGGCCGGAAAGTTTCGCGGCGTAGTCCTTCGGCAGCGACAGCAAAGTGCGTTCCCCCAGAAGCAGCGCGGCAGAGCCGTCATTCCCGACAATGGTGGCGGTGTGGATATTCATCTCCGGTGAGCCGATGAACCCGGCTACGAACGCGTTGGCGGGACGTTCGTAGAGCCTCGTCGGCACATCGACCTGCTGGATCGTGCCTTCCTTCAGCACGCAGATGCGCTCGCCCATCGTCATCGCCTCAACCTGGTCGTGCGTGACATAGATGGCCGTCGAAGGCTGTCCGGCATTGCGCAATTCGCGATGCAGCTCCGTCAGACGGACGCGCATGGAGGCGCGCAATTTGGCATCGAGGTTGGACAGCGGCTCATCGAACAGGAAAACCTCCGGCCGCTTGACGATGCAGCGGCCGACGGCAACGCGCTGGGCCTGACCGCCCGACAGCTGCTTGGGGTAGCGATCGAGCAGATTGACCATCTCCAAGAGCTCGGCGGCATGCATCACGCGCTGCTTGATCTCCGCCTTCGGCACATGGGCGATCTTCAGGCCAAGCGCCATGTTGTCGTAGACCTTCATATGCGGATAGAGCGCATAGTTCTGGAACACCATGCCGATGCCGCGCTGCTTCGGCGGCAGCTTGTTGACCGTAGCCGAGCCGATCTTCAGCTCCCCGTCGGAAATCTGCTCGAGGCCGGCCACCATGCGCAGGATCGTGCTCTTGGCGCAGCCCGACGGGCCGACAAACACCATGAATTCGCCGTCGCGAACGTCGAGATCGATGCCGTGAACGGCCTCGAAACCGTTCGGATAGACCTTGCGAATCTCGCGAAGACTGACATTGGCCATTGGTTCACTCCCTTTGTCTTTCTGGATGGAGACCGCTCCTCTACAGTCTGTGGCCACCACCCGTTCCCTCCCGTGGAGGGCCTATTTTCCGGTTGGCGGCGGACCGACAGACATGCGCTCCACCAGTTGCATGGTCATGCTCACGCGCCGCCTGGACGTCAGACGGCCGGCGGCCTGTTCGGCGAGCATGCGGATGGCAAGCCTGCCCATTTCGCCGCGCTCGATATGCATCGTCGACAGCGGCACCTCGCAATGGGCACTGATCGGCAGATCGTCGAAGCCGATGACAGAAATATCCTCCGGCACTCTGTATCCGGCGGAAATCAGCGCCTGCGTCACGCCAATCGCCAGCATATCCGAGGCGCAGACGATGGCCGTCTGATCGAACCCGCCGTCCTTCAGTCGCTGGAGGATTGCGTTGCTGGCATCAAGGCTCGAGAAATTGGAACTGCCGGTATCGAGGACATCGCGTTTCGGATCAAAGTCGATGCCGGCCGCCTCCAGCGCATGGCGCATGCCGTCGACTCGCTGGGCGACAGTGTCGCGATAGATATGCGACACGTGGAGAAAGCGCTTATGCCCCTGTTCGATCAGGTGCTGCGTTGCTGCATAGGAACCGTAATAATGATCCGGCGAAATGCTGGAAATCCGCATCATCGGATCCATGCCGTTGACGATCACGGCGGGACATCCGAGCGCGGCGACGGCTTCGACGATCGGCTTCTGGTCGATGCCGAGCAGGATGACACTGTCCGGGCGTCCGCGCCGGAACAAGGATTCCGGTGAGATGGCAGTGTAGCCGTCGCCGATCAGCGCCAGATCGAGCACCACATCCCAGCCAAGGTGACGCGCCTCGTCCGTCAGTCCCCGCATCGTGTCGACGTAATAATGGTCGTTCGCGGCATAGCGGTCGAATGTGACGATGGTGACCGAGCCGATCTCGGCCCCCGGCTTCGGTTTTGTTTCGGGACGCCGATAGCCGAGTTGCTCGACCACCTGCATCACCCGGCTGCGATTGTCCTGGCTGACACCGACGCGGTCGTTCAGCACCTTTGAAACCGTGCTGATCGAAACGCCTGAAGCCTCGGCAATATCATGCAGCGTTGCTGCGGTTGCCGGCTTCCTGCCCCTCGTTCTGACGATTTCGTCACTCGTTTGCATGTCTTCGTTTCCGACCATCCCGGCTCCCTCCGTGATTCCATCCCAAAGGGCACCAGTTTCCGGCCTGACACGCAAGCTCTCTTGCGCGTGCCGGCATTCCCGACATTAACAACACAGCACGAAAAAGGAAATATGATTCTTTTATTTTCTTTTTTCTCGTCCATTATCGACGCGACAAGATCCATCAAACAGGCCTAAAACAACGTGTTCTGCCAGTTAAGCCCTATTCGAACTGACTTTTGCCCGCATCCGCTGGCCTAAAATCTATTGACTCCGGAAAGACACGGGAGCATTTTCTCTATATCGGTATTTTCGCTTATTATTTTCCATTTATTTTCCATTTTCGGGAAATTTCTGGGGGATACGGGCGACGCCCGGCCATTTGGGAAGAGCGACCGAGGATCGTTGCCGCGGCGGAGGCGTGCGGCGAGCAGTAAACTTGACCAGGCGCGCGTTCACGCCGAACGGCTTCAATGCGCGCCAGTGGAGGAAAAACGATGAAATTTGCCAACAAGCTGGCGCTTGGCACCGCCGTCGCGCTTTTCGGACTGATGGGCGTTGCCCAGGCGGAAACGACCGTGCGCATCATGGGCATCGAGCCCAATGACGTGCA
Protein-coding sequences here:
- a CDS encoding LacI family DNA-binding transcriptional regulator; protein product: MQTSDEIVRTRGRKPATAATLHDIAEASGVSISTVSKVLNDRVGVSQDNRSRVMQVVEQLGYRRPETKPKPGAEIGSVTIVTFDRYAANDHYYVDTMRGLTDEARHLGWDVVLDLALIGDGYTAISPESLFRRGRPDSVILLGIDQKPIVEAVAALGCPAVIVNGMDPMMRISSISPDHYYGSYAATQHLIEQGHKRFLHVSHIYRDTVAQRVDGMRHALEAAGIDFDPKRDVLDTGSSNFSSLDASNAILQRLKDGGFDQTAIVCASDMLAIGVTQALISAGYRVPEDISVIGFDDLPISAHCEVPLSTMHIERGEMGRLAIRMLAEQAAGRLTSRRRVSMTMQLVERMSVGPPPTGK
- a CDS encoding NAD(P)/FAD-dependent oxidoreductase — its product is MAITNKTDLRAARPFWAATPNIRVETQSTPDRKDYDVIVVGAGISGALITRMLADGRRRILVLDRRRPVHGSTMASTAMIQYEIDLPLTKLAGLLGETRAIRAWQRSAKAVEGLESLVETHGIECAWERKRALFLAGDEYGAGVLRKEAGLRAENGLSAEFLEAGKLGQEYGLERAGAIRSDCSASANPAQLTAGLFRSLGPDVSICSPVEVTDYRESDGEVVLATSDGRLLSAGHVIFCTGYEFLKPMQSKHHQIIATWAAATPPHASRPDWLASHIVWEGSDPYLYFRTTPDGRIIAGGEDEAAAGSIENTEKMARKIARIRNKLEALLGSKVDDFAYHWAARFGNTDDGLPIIDCAPGCRRVFSVMGFGGNGITFSMIAGQIVSQWVAGKADPDADLFAYR
- a CDS encoding ABC transporter ATP-binding protein; the encoded protein is MANVSLREIRKVYPNGFEAVHGIDLDVRDGEFMVFVGPSGCAKSTILRMVAGLEQISDGELKIGSATVNKLPPKQRGIGMVFQNYALYPHMKVYDNMALGLKIAHVPKAEIKQRVMHAAELLEMVNLLDRYPKQLSGGQAQRVAVGRCIVKRPEVFLFDEPLSNLDAKLRASMRVRLTELHRELRNAGQPSTAIYVTHDQVEAMTMGERICVLKEGTIQQVDVPTRLYERPANAFVAGFIGSPEMNIHTATIVGNDGSAALLLGERTLLSLPKDYAAKLSGHIGQSVRFGIRPEHIVTPESAALRRDEKAVVAEATGPVRLVEHMGNEVYVHFDLEGMPFTARVPTDDAAGLDDSIRGEAFRFRFVMEKSHVFASDDAGINLTL
- a CDS encoding glycosyltransferase family 2 protein; translation: MDNSGRLDTRIAISDDTLAPTYGHPLAAERRMLRRLAFPDALIDAALAAALANRTTIERELLAAGGVTPEQYYAVLADYLCLPFMPELPAASVIDRPHLDKLLLDPRGLRLEENDGMTTFAIVPRANDLASLHRRLALHPELRRRVVVTLPSAVRSTVWEVGSRRRLTNTIHRLFSWQPRFSARIVFWGKQGFLIGSAAVALLAGLAIATGPTLLVVHMLMSLFYLLAILIRLAALRSRPLPVTALPDMNSQRLPVYTVMIALYREANMIGQLTDNLRKLNWPASKLDIKLVCEADDGDTIAAIIAARLPPHFELVTVPPAHPRTKPKALTYALSGARGQFLTIYDAEDRPHPDQLMEAWRTFEAGPPELACLQAPLTITNGTQSWITALFACEYAGLFRGILPFLARHRFPMPLGGTSNHFRTDALMKSRGWDPYNVAEDADLGLRLHRLGYHCGVIVAPTGEDAPTTIRSWTAQRSRWIKGWLQTVLVALREPGRLRDELGVVGFAVFLLNGLGMIVSALLHPLLFLALAITIATVMMPDYNPGLVHQLLCGVDLANILISYWAFLKLGMSRMTATEVGQLRTDAFYVPFYWLMLSYSAWKAFLELYRTPFLWRKTAHRPSST
- a CDS encoding S24 family peptidase, with the protein product MPRRFSHSETWKAIDALASRLNLTSSGLARKAGLDPTTFNKSKRLAPDGRERWPSMESIVKVLNATGTTMTELFGVEDAFDDSGRRPVGAFPPQPSTIPLLGLARAGAGGFFDDGGYPVGHGWDEVDFPTPLHAAHGVYALEVQGDSMQPLYRDGDVLIVEANADTRKGDRVVVKTRDSEVMAKILLRRTSRHIELQSINPEHPNLTIDLDEIEWIGRILWVSQ
- a CDS encoding tellurite resistance TerB family protein, coding for MQRTPLTHYDALIYVMVMASAVDSAMSDTELARIGQITRSLPVFSGFDAGRVTDVAHDCAEILSGNEGMDIALEIIRDTLPERLHDTAYALAVEIVAVDETVLPEEIRLLQLIRDRLQLDKLTCAAIERSAIARYRHP